In Halobacteriovorax marinus SJ, the following proteins share a genomic window:
- a CDS encoding ComEC/Rec2 family competence protein, giving the protein MTNWKSPLILVLSSLLFILALSKERASYRPMRQSDFIRAHLVRMQNIQERESFALSRAFILGDKRSLTKDLKQKFSTLHINHLFTPSGIHFSSFFILFLPLLKRLRKKELKKTALAIELILCLLPFGLNQLYSLKRISILRISNLIFKKLNLKMNIFTIFVLSFLFDFIFGTYEQSPMSYAFSFLFLGSLLATPKLSSIALSFLSANLFITLFFPSTVSLIGFFLGFIFTSFFSITFPFLFLLYWTSSLTTLDLTYLFFNLYQFLVNSFYKLSILGPSVEIDLIGYSLLLIFTIVRRKRFLIFAIILSSNRVYNIPAERVSKNNLNREVRINNWKIKGQKEVGLNKEMSCRRIILTNGHRITCRKIKPKEDLLAQSS; this is encoded by the coding sequence ATGACCAACTGGAAGTCCCCTCTCATTCTTGTACTCTCCTCCCTACTTTTTATTTTGGCCCTTAGCAAAGAGAGGGCTAGCTATCGACCAATGAGACAGTCTGACTTCATTAGAGCTCACTTAGTTCGTATGCAGAATATTCAAGAGCGCGAGAGCTTTGCTCTAAGCAGGGCCTTTATTCTTGGAGATAAGAGAAGTTTAACTAAGGATTTAAAACAAAAGTTTTCAACACTTCATATAAATCATCTCTTCACTCCAAGTGGGATACACTTCTCCTCCTTCTTTATACTCTTTCTTCCTTTATTAAAAAGACTAAGAAAGAAAGAGTTAAAAAAGACAGCACTTGCCATTGAATTGATACTTTGTCTTCTTCCTTTTGGGCTTAACCAACTCTACTCCTTAAAAAGGATTTCAATTTTAAGAATTTCAAATCTTATTTTCAAAAAGCTAAACTTGAAAATGAACATCTTTACTATTTTCGTTTTGAGTTTCCTCTTTGACTTTATATTTGGAACTTATGAACAAAGCCCAATGAGTTATGCTTTTAGCTTTCTCTTTCTCGGTAGCTTACTTGCCACCCCAAAACTATCTTCAATTGCACTGAGCTTCTTAAGTGCAAATCTCTTCATCACACTATTCTTTCCATCGACTGTATCTCTTATAGGCTTTTTTCTAGGTTTTATTTTCACTTCATTTTTTTCAATAACATTTCCATTTCTCTTTCTACTTTATTGGACGAGTTCCCTTACAACTCTGGACTTAACCTATTTATTTTTTAATCTCTATCAATTTTTAGTTAATTCTTTTTACAAGCTCTCTATTCTTGGACCAAGCGTAGAGATTGATCTCATTGGCTATTCCCTCTTACTCATTTTCACCATTGTTCGCAGAAAGAGATTTCTGATTTTTGCCATCATTCTGTCTTCTAATAGAGTCTACAATATTCCAGCAGAGAGAGTTTCTAAGAATAATCTTAACCGTGAAGTAAGAATTAATAACTGGAAAATTAAAGGTCAAAAGGAAGTAGGACTTAACAAGGAGATGAGTTGTAGAAGAATTATTTTAACTAATGGGCATAGAATAACTTGTAGAAAGATCAAACCCAAGGAGGATCTTTTGGCACAATCCTCTTAA
- a CDS encoding sensor histidine kinase, translating to MKINLSLSRAVSIPLLLLNIIFSVVLSFYLYTAFERINNDNIKKLYNENLNLFSSLVSQDIIMGQYASVEKKCNQYFDQNSVNYIQILTDEFIICKSGTEVSNGEVLKKTLFFDEQKKEVLAEIVLGYHVKKGFISETGPLLVFLGISFVILTFVTNHYLIRIVIRPLQKVTKSLSGVVNVEQAKEDIYYRDQILQIDELKSLFENRNELLFQLKSYQDEQIKNAENKIVVEVARQVAHDIRSPLAALDMAVNELKGLESGRFNLIKTALERIRSIANNMHQKTRELVFSESEVSLSKFIVHDLLVDIIEEKKLEFMSLTDLEIEYEHNNFVETELLLGDSSEYKRVFSNIINNSVEALKEAKGKVSIKLDFDERFLYLNISDSGQGISEDKMSKIFEKNYTSGKDNGTGLGLHYAREIISKSGGNIFVSSVVDEGTQLSISIPRLKKKYVLIDDDELIRLTWESAAKSKSVEFYSFSSCIDFEKSLDSLGSDFTLYIDSSLSDDVKGEIKAKEYFELGISEIYLTTGFEKSSFEQMSWIKRIVPKDPPWV from the coding sequence ATGAAGATTAATCTCTCGCTTTCTAGAGCCGTTTCTATTCCTCTTTTATTATTGAATATCATTTTTTCTGTTGTGTTGAGCTTTTATCTCTATACCGCATTCGAAAGAATTAATAACGATAATATTAAAAAACTCTATAATGAAAATTTAAATCTCTTTTCTTCACTTGTTTCACAAGACATCATTATGGGTCAGTATGCAAGCGTGGAGAAAAAATGTAATCAATATTTTGATCAAAACTCTGTTAATTATATTCAAATTTTAACTGATGAATTTATCATTTGTAAGAGTGGGACAGAGGTCTCTAATGGAGAAGTACTAAAAAAAACTCTTTTCTTTGACGAGCAAAAGAAAGAGGTTCTTGCTGAGATCGTTCTTGGTTACCACGTTAAAAAAGGATTCATTAGTGAAACCGGCCCACTACTTGTTTTTCTTGGGATTTCTTTTGTAATTTTAACTTTTGTTACAAATCATTATCTTATTAGAATTGTGATAAGACCATTGCAAAAAGTAACGAAGTCTCTCTCTGGTGTTGTAAATGTTGAACAGGCGAAAGAGGATATTTACTATCGTGATCAAATTCTTCAAATTGATGAACTCAAGTCCCTTTTTGAAAATCGAAATGAACTTCTCTTTCAGTTAAAGAGTTATCAAGACGAGCAAATTAAAAATGCAGAAAATAAGATCGTTGTTGAAGTTGCTAGGCAAGTCGCCCATGATATACGTTCACCATTGGCTGCCCTTGATATGGCAGTAAATGAGTTGAAAGGATTAGAGAGTGGTCGCTTTAATTTAATAAAGACGGCCCTAGAGCGAATAAGAAGTATTGCTAACAATATGCACCAAAAGACTAGAGAGTTGGTATTCTCTGAAAGCGAAGTGTCACTAAGTAAGTTTATAGTGCACGATCTATTAGTTGATATCATTGAAGAGAAAAAGTTAGAGTTTATGAGTTTAACTGACCTTGAAATTGAATACGAGCATAATAATTTTGTTGAAACTGAGCTTCTCCTCGGGGATAGCTCTGAGTATAAAAGAGTGTTCTCTAATATTATTAACAACTCTGTAGAGGCCCTCAAAGAGGCGAAAGGTAAAGTTAGCATTAAGTTAGACTTTGATGAACGATTTCTTTATTTAAATATTTCTGATAGTGGTCAGGGTATCTCAGAAGATAAAATGAGTAAGATTTTTGAAAAAAACTATACCTCTGGTAAAGATAATGGAACTGGTCTTGGTCTTCATTATGCTCGAGAGATTATCTCTAAGAGTGGTGGAAATATATTCGTAAGCTCTGTCGTTGACGAAGGAACTCAGCTTTCTATAAGTATCCCTCGTCTAAAAAAGAAGTACGTTTTAATTGATGATGATGAACTTATTAGGCTAACTTGGGAGTCTGCCGCCAAGTCAAAGTCAGTTGAGTTTTATTCATTTAGTTCTTGTATTGATTTTGAAAAGTCACTAGATAGTTTAGGAAGTGATTTTACTCTCTATATTGATAGTAGCCTTTCTGATGATGTAAAGGGGGAGATTAAGGCAAAAGAGTATTTCGAACTTGGAATAAGCGAAATTTACCTGACGACAGGATTTGAAAAATCTTCTTTTGAGCAAATGAGTTGGATTAAGAGGATTGTGCCAAAAGATCCTCCTTGGGTTTGA
- a CDS encoding ABC transporter substrate-binding protein has product MKIKFAVILLFLSFSSFAIKSYQISMPIMPKSVLPIKQWHYYNYFISKYLFRNLVSIDNKGLLRGDIAKRWSVSKDGQKYTFELKKNVFYQGYQITAWDIEYSLKRYFHKSNKSSIKSYLLNAFGVRDNESKKINFDELIKVNNSLSISLNLKKAYSPLLYVLSLPTFGIIPKTMKEGDYQFSVSGNVKGKFARDAKVDFKEGKLSIISKEESFIISKSDQVSNYDVVLGPSEEDIEGLDKEKYSIFSLNGLAINHLYFNCNKEYNLSAKQRRYLSFIIQGVFDNAKENYLLKRQKTFLPNGVMPRSYFKDHKVSDPTPVSFKRKIILKLRVEHFSKEIIDNLRKTLLEKKIDSEITLVAGKDYVKNLQGREYHLISGASVGVFPDPDGFLSILEKSNQYKFTNCSTESFMKDLSEYRNTNNIRERLKGYSKSFTNFESQDWIIQSFSINPIIATKLKKKASRYSYKFIPSLGDIVNED; this is encoded by the coding sequence TTGAAAATTAAGTTCGCAGTTATCCTATTGTTTTTGAGCTTCAGCTCTTTTGCAATAAAGAGTTATCAAATCTCTATGCCAATAATGCCAAAGAGTGTTCTTCCGATTAAACAATGGCATTACTATAATTATTTTATTTCCAAATACCTTTTTAGAAACCTTGTTTCTATAGATAATAAAGGTCTTCTGCGCGGAGATATTGCAAAGAGATGGAGTGTTTCCAAAGACGGACAAAAATATACATTTGAATTAAAGAAGAACGTTTTCTATCAAGGTTATCAAATTACAGCTTGGGATATAGAATACTCCCTGAAGAGATACTTTCATAAGTCTAATAAGAGTTCCATTAAGAGTTATCTCTTAAATGCCTTCGGAGTTCGTGACAATGAATCTAAAAAAATAAATTTCGATGAGTTAATAAAAGTAAATAACTCGCTCTCTATTTCCCTCAACCTAAAAAAAGCGTATTCGCCACTTCTCTATGTTTTGTCATTGCCAACATTTGGAATAATTCCCAAGACAATGAAAGAAGGAGATTATCAATTTTCCGTAAGTGGAAACGTGAAGGGGAAATTTGCAAGAGACGCAAAGGTTGATTTCAAAGAAGGTAAACTCAGTATTATCTCAAAAGAAGAGAGCTTCATCATCTCTAAAAGTGATCAAGTCTCAAACTACGATGTTGTTCTTGGTCCAAGTGAGGAAGATATTGAAGGGCTTGATAAAGAAAAGTATTCAATATTTTCGCTAAATGGATTGGCCATTAACCATCTCTACTTCAATTGTAATAAGGAGTATAACCTATCAGCTAAACAGAGAAGGTACCTCTCATTCATTATTCAAGGGGTTTTTGATAATGCAAAAGAAAACTACCTCTTAAAGAGGCAAAAAACATTTCTACCAAATGGAGTGATGCCTAGGTCTTATTTTAAAGACCATAAAGTTTCTGATCCAACACCTGTATCCTTTAAAAGGAAAATTATTTTAAAACTTAGGGTTGAACACTTCTCAAAAGAGATTATTGATAACTTAAGAAAGACCCTATTGGAAAAGAAAATAGATTCAGAGATAACACTTGTGGCAGGTAAGGATTATGTTAAGAACCTTCAAGGTAGAGAGTATCACTTAATTTCAGGAGCATCAGTTGGAGTTTTTCCTGACCCTGATGGTTTCTTAAGTATTTTGGAAAAATCTAATCAGTATAAATTTACAAATTGTTCAACAGAATCATTTATGAAAGATTTAAGTGAATATCGCAATACGAATAATATTAGAGAGAGGCTTAAGGGTTACTCTAAGTCATTTACAAATTTTGAGTCACAAGACTGGATTATACAATCTTTTTCGATTAATCCAATAATTGCGACAAAGCTAAAGAAGAAGGCATCACGTTACAGCTATAAATTTATTCCGAGTCTGGGAGATATCGTAAATGAAGATTAA
- a CDS encoding aKG-HExxH-type peptide beta-hydroxylase produces the protein MSGALDSWIFKNKFEKVRATYAKALMDKFNLDFLASAPLCYLSLLYYGDLSFEEIVGINDFYKKRVVNLDVSTEFEAFWNRRINIVSESLTSFRGDASRFNLDEIINEISAMDDLGFDLNKHLRFCLVSAPNFRGASHPHSLFCLYLNFSECENKEDVIKSIVHEIAHQELFLLNLEDRLVLEGSDEELRYAPFQRKERPPIGRLHSAHVMFRLIMHQDKFKYKLENERELLRQTIETFDRSQLTEFGMKLVYNYRGALEN, from the coding sequence GTGAGTGGTGCTTTAGACTCTTGGATATTTAAAAATAAATTTGAAAAAGTAAGAGCAACTTACGCCAAGGCCTTAATGGATAAGTTTAACTTGGACTTTTTGGCCTCTGCTCCATTGTGTTATTTATCTCTACTTTATTATGGAGACTTAAGTTTTGAAGAAATAGTTGGCATCAATGACTTCTACAAAAAAAGGGTTGTCAATTTAGACGTATCAACAGAGTTTGAAGCATTTTGGAATAGAAGAATTAATATAGTAAGCGAATCTCTGACATCATTTCGTGGAGATGCTTCTAGATTTAATCTTGATGAAATTATCAACGAAATCTCTGCGATGGATGATTTGGGTTTTGACCTAAATAAGCATTTAAGGTTTTGTCTTGTCTCTGCGCCAAATTTTAGAGGAGCGTCACATCCTCATTCACTATTTTGTCTTTATTTAAATTTTAGTGAATGTGAAAATAAAGAAGATGTTATTAAATCTATTGTCCATGAAATTGCTCACCAAGAATTATTTCTTCTAAACCTTGAAGACCGTCTGGTTCTTGAGGGAAGTGATGAAGAGCTGAGATACGCACCTTTTCAGAGAAAGGAGAGACCTCCAATTGGAAGACTACATTCCGCACATGTCATGTTTAGACTTATTATGCATCAGGATAAGTTTAAGTATAAATTAGAGAATGAAAGAGAGCTTTTGAGACAAACTATTGAAACTTTTGATCGATCTCAGTTAACAGAATTTGGAATGAAACTTGTTTATAACTATAGGGGTGCTCTTGAAAATTAA
- a CDS encoding NAD-dependent epimerase/dehydratase family protein: MSTVLVFGGNSFVGRELVEMLLSSGTKVVTFNRSGNVPGIESDQLLTLKGDVTKREDLDQLADYQFEIVVDNISVNKSIISNLLEALSGRNEIKYLLTSSSAVYHLIRNQKENNFKESDVDVYHQYERNSLFQDREWDYIQGKADCERLLLDSNFSQKVIIRPNVILGKRDPIKRTNYFLERVHDKEGVLLPDEGHNTYHLVYSTNMARFYFDLIKNSNNRENLIVNYAQDEIFTNKKLISMIDKCNNFETPIFNVGKEKFVENEITPPPFGKWGKYELDLTLLKEVESQQTITPVVDWIKDLNDEYLQLREESYAFSFREKERALIKTLGKVK, from the coding sequence ATGTCGACAGTTCTTGTATTTGGAGGAAATTCATTTGTAGGTAGAGAGTTAGTGGAGATGCTTTTAAGTTCTGGTACTAAGGTCGTGACTTTCAATCGAAGTGGTAATGTTCCAGGTATAGAAAGCGATCAACTTCTTACTCTCAAAGGCGATGTTACCAAGCGAGAAGATTTAGATCAACTTGCAGATTATCAATTTGAAATAGTCGTCGATAATATCTCAGTGAATAAATCAATAATAAGTAATTTGCTAGAGGCACTATCAGGTAGAAATGAGATTAAATATCTCCTCACGAGCTCATCAGCTGTTTATCACCTTATTCGTAACCAAAAAGAAAATAACTTCAAAGAAAGTGATGTTGATGTTTATCATCAGTATGAAAGAAACTCTCTCTTTCAAGATAGGGAGTGGGACTACATTCAAGGAAAGGCCGATTGTGAAAGACTTCTCCTTGACTCAAATTTTTCTCAGAAAGTGATTATTAGACCTAATGTTATTTTAGGTAAGAGAGATCCGATTAAGAGAACAAATTATTTCTTAGAGAGAGTTCACGATAAAGAAGGTGTTCTCCTTCCGGATGAAGGTCATAATACCTATCACCTTGTTTACTCCACCAATATGGCAAGATTTTATTTTGATCTGATAAAAAACTCAAATAACAGAGAAAATCTAATTGTAAATTATGCTCAAGATGAAATATTCACGAATAAGAAATTGATCTCCATGATTGATAAGTGTAACAACTTCGAAACACCTATATTTAATGTTGGAAAAGAGAAGTTTGTTGAAAATGAAATAACTCCACCTCCATTTGGTAAGTGGGGGAAGTATGAACTCGACCTTACTTTACTTAAAGAAGTAGAGAGTCAGCAGACTATTACTCCAGTAGTTGATTGGATCAAAGACCTTAATGACGAATATTTACAACTTAGGGAAGAGAGTTACGCATTTTCATTCAGAGAAAAAGAAAGGGCCTTGATTAAAACTCTAGGAAAAGTTAAGTGA
- a CDS encoding alpha-ketoacid dehydrogenase subunit alpha/beta: MLDKTKGLKEMSSKKLKKLSAEDKLKLAKKYKLKKEDLISMLRNIYVSRKLDDAEITMKKQSKAFFQISGAGHEGVLTAAAFAMKPRYDWFIPYYRDRALCTGLGVTPYEMLCQANGNIGDTASHGRQMPAHWGNVKLNIVNKSSCTGTQFLQACGVAEAGEYLNSLDAQGDDVGTDNFKDDEVVYTSCGDGTTSQGEFWEGLTTACVNKLPVLFHVEDNGYAISTPTFVQTPGGSISKAMDEFPGLKVLECDGNCPIESYATFVEAVKHIRAKKGPVLVHSHVTRPYSHSLSDDQSMYRTKEELAEEKVIDVFNSYPKTLIETGIMTESEVKELLDEVSKEVRQAMNDAIATEWPKPEDSLKHIFSEDVDITSSEFDTTPTLEGKDDIPMAGAINAVLKREFASNPLLRMFGEDVADFSQLEKLDNPDLSGKGGVFKVSSGVQRASKEGQVFNSPLAEANIIGRAIGMAMRGIKPVVEIQFFDYIWTAYMQLKNEMATTRYRSGGDFKCPMVVRVPIGGYLRGGSIYHSQCGESLFTHVPGICVAYPSNAADAAGLLRTAIRADDPVMFLEHKHLYYQGYNRTADVGEEYMIPFGKARVAREGADATIVAWGALVQKSIEAAKRVESELGVKIEILDARTLVPFDMDAVKKSLEKTNRLLICHEETKTSGFAGEIAARVNEECFESLDAPILRVTARDSYVAYCPTSEDYILPQIDDVYDQLKKLLSF, from the coding sequence ATGCTCGATAAAACCAAAGGACTGAAAGAAATGAGTTCTAAGAAATTAAAGAAATTAAGCGCAGAAGATAAGTTAAAACTTGCTAAGAAATATAAGCTTAAAAAAGAAGATCTCATCTCAATGCTTAGAAATATTTATGTTTCTAGAAAATTAGATGATGCAGAAATTACAATGAAGAAGCAATCAAAGGCCTTCTTTCAAATTTCTGGAGCAGGTCATGAGGGTGTTCTAACAGCAGCTGCCTTTGCAATGAAGCCAAGATATGACTGGTTCATTCCTTACTATAGAGATAGAGCACTATGTACTGGCTTAGGGGTAACTCCTTACGAAATGCTATGTCAGGCAAATGGTAATATCGGCGATACAGCTTCTCATGGACGTCAAATGCCGGCGCACTGGGGAAATGTAAAATTAAATATTGTTAATAAGTCATCATGTACAGGAACACAATTTCTTCAGGCCTGTGGTGTTGCAGAAGCGGGAGAGTATTTAAATTCTCTAGATGCTCAAGGCGACGATGTAGGAACAGATAACTTTAAAGATGATGAAGTTGTTTATACTTCTTGTGGTGATGGTACAACTTCTCAAGGTGAGTTCTGGGAAGGGCTAACAACAGCTTGTGTAAATAAGCTCCCAGTTCTCTTCCATGTTGAAGATAATGGTTACGCGATTTCTACACCAACTTTTGTACAGACTCCTGGAGGGTCTATCTCTAAGGCCATGGATGAATTTCCTGGACTTAAAGTTTTAGAGTGTGATGGGAATTGTCCAATCGAATCTTATGCAACATTTGTTGAAGCGGTAAAACATATTAGAGCGAAGAAGGGTCCAGTTCTTGTTCACTCACATGTTACAAGACCATATTCACACTCTCTTTCTGATGATCAATCAATGTATAGAACAAAAGAAGAGTTGGCAGAAGAAAAAGTAATTGATGTTTTCAATTCTTACCCAAAGACACTTATTGAAACTGGAATTATGACTGAGTCTGAAGTTAAAGAACTTTTAGATGAAGTTTCTAAAGAAGTAAGACAGGCCATGAATGATGCAATCGCAACAGAGTGGCCAAAGCCAGAAGATTCATTAAAACATATCTTCTCTGAAGATGTAGATATCACTTCAAGTGAGTTTGATACAACTCCTACACTTGAAGGAAAAGATGATATTCCAATGGCCGGAGCTATTAATGCTGTTTTAAAAAGAGAGTTCGCTTCGAATCCTCTTTTAAGAATGTTTGGTGAAGACGTAGCAGACTTCTCTCAACTTGAAAAATTAGATAACCCTGACCTTTCTGGAAAGGGTGGTGTATTTAAAGTTTCATCAGGAGTTCAAAGAGCTTCTAAAGAGGGACAAGTATTCAACTCACCACTTGCTGAAGCAAATATTATTGGTCGTGCTATTGGTATGGCCATGAGAGGAATTAAGCCAGTTGTAGAGATTCAATTCTTTGATTATATCTGGACTGCTTATATGCAACTAAAAAATGAAATGGCCACGACGAGATATAGATCAGGTGGTGACTTCAAATGTCCAATGGTTGTTAGAGTTCCAATTGGTGGTTACTTAAGAGGTGGTTCTATTTATCACTCTCAGTGTGGAGAGTCTCTCTTTACTCACGTGCCAGGTATTTGTGTTGCTTACCCATCTAATGCTGCTGATGCTGCTGGACTTCTAAGAACGGCCATTAGAGCAGATGATCCAGTAATGTTCTTAGAGCATAAGCACCTTTACTATCAAGGATATAATAGAACAGCTGATGTTGGTGAAGAATATATGATTCCTTTTGGAAAAGCTCGCGTGGCAAGAGAAGGTGCAGATGCAACTATCGTTGCATGGGGAGCACTTGTTCAAAAGTCAATTGAAGCGGCCAAGAGAGTAGAATCTGAACTTGGTGTGAAAATTGAAATTTTAGATGCTAGAACTTTAGTTCCATTCGATATGGATGCTGTTAAGAAGTCTCTAGAGAAAACAAATAGACTTCTTATCTGTCACGAAGAGACGAAGACTTCTGGATTTGCTGGAGAAATTGCAGCACGAGTTAATGAAGAGTGTTTCGAATCACTAGATGCTCCGATTCTACGAGTAACTGCGAGAGATTCTTATGTTGCTTACTGTCCAACATCTGAAGACTATATCCTTCCTCAGATCGATGATGTTTACGATCAATTAAAGAAATTACTAAGTTTCTAA
- a CDS encoding Glu/Leu/Phe/Val dehydrogenase dimerization domain-containing protein has translation MMSFERLYKDGHEEVIFFSDPSCNLKAIVAIHNTTLGPALGGTRMWPYASEEEAINDVLRLSKGMTYKAAVSGLNLGGGKAVIIGDPEKDKSEALFRSYGRFLESLNGRYITAEDVNIGVQDIEHVFTETGNVCGVAKIHGGSGNPSPYTAKGVFRGIEAACMKVYGDRSPKGKTVALQGAGSVGRYLAKFLDEAGAKVVVCDINERNIQLLKEAVPAVEVVGVNDIYDVDCDIYAPCALGATVNDDTIDRLKCKIVAGAANNQLAEDRHGEILRQKGILYAPDYLINAGGLMNVSIEFEGWSDSKSSRMVDTIYDTTLKIFAISDEQDIPVNKAADVLAESRIESIRNINGKYLGNLGHRFPGRKTRN, from the coding sequence ATGATGAGCTTTGAAAGATTATATAAAGATGGACACGAAGAGGTAATTTTCTTTAGCGATCCAAGTTGTAATCTAAAAGCAATTGTTGCTATTCACAACACAACTCTAGGTCCAGCTTTGGGTGGAACAAGAATGTGGCCATATGCTTCAGAAGAAGAAGCGATTAATGATGTATTAAGACTATCTAAAGGTATGACTTATAAAGCTGCTGTTTCAGGTTTAAACCTTGGTGGTGGTAAAGCCGTTATTATCGGTGATCCAGAGAAAGATAAGTCAGAAGCTCTTTTCAGATCTTACGGTAGATTCTTAGAGTCTCTTAATGGAAGATATATTACAGCAGAAGACGTAAATATTGGTGTTCAGGATATTGAGCACGTTTTCACTGAAACTGGAAATGTTTGTGGTGTTGCAAAGATCCACGGTGGTTCAGGTAACCCATCTCCATATACAGCAAAGGGTGTTTTCAGAGGTATCGAAGCTGCTTGTATGAAAGTATACGGTGATCGTTCTCCAAAAGGAAAAACAGTTGCTCTTCAAGGTGCGGGGTCTGTTGGTAGATACCTTGCGAAGTTCCTAGATGAAGCAGGTGCAAAAGTTGTTGTTTGCGATATTAACGAAAGAAATATTCAACTTCTTAAGGAAGCAGTTCCTGCGGTAGAAGTTGTTGGTGTTAATGATATCTACGATGTTGATTGTGATATCTATGCTCCATGTGCCCTAGGTGCAACAGTTAATGACGACACTATTGATAGATTAAAGTGTAAAATCGTAGCAGGTGCTGCAAATAACCAATTAGCTGAAGATCGTCACGGAGAAATCTTAAGACAAAAAGGAATTCTCTACGCTCCAGATTACCTTATCAATGCTGGTGGATTAATGAACGTTTCAATCGAATTTGAAGGATGGTCTGATTCTAAGTCTTCAAGAATGGTTGATACAATTTATGATACAACGTTAAAGATCTTTGCAATCTCTGATGAGCAAGATATCCCAGTAAATAAAGCTGCGGACGTACTTGCTGAGAGTAGAATTGAGTCTATTAGAAATATTAACGGTAAATACCTTGGTAATCTTGGACATAGATTCCCTGGAAGAAAGACGAGAAATTAA
- a CDS encoding 2Fe-2S iron-sulfur cluster-binding protein, which produces MPTVSLVQVAENGDLLDEETLNFEVEEGENLWVGLETAGHLLPKGCLAGSCGTCRINVLEGASNLSKLSVIENDTVEHIKGSYVESYGEEWIQGKEVRLACRARVNGDVKIHILKK; this is translated from the coding sequence ATGCCCACCGTGTCACTCGTACAAGTAGCCGAAAATGGAGACTTATTAGATGAAGAAACCCTCAATTTTGAGGTCGAAGAGGGTGAAAACCTCTGGGTTGGACTTGAAACGGCCGGTCACTTACTCCCAAAAGGTTGCCTTGCAGGCTCTTGCGGCACATGTAGAATAAATGTCCTCGAAGGCGCGTCAAATCTTTCTAAATTAAGCGTCATTGAAAATGATACTGTTGAGCATATCAAAGGCTCATATGTAGAATCATACGGCGAAGAATGGATCCAAGGCAAAGAAGTTAGACTTGCTTGTAGAGCAAGAGTAAATGGCGATGTTAAGATTCATATTTTAAAGAAGTAA
- a CDS encoding NAD(P)/FAD-dependent oxidoreductase has translation MEKIYDVAVIGGGSAGVMATLRSVLNNDETILFPGTGKDKKKSRAMWVTKVENMPGHLEYKKGIENPNREQLDWLSKESDLKEKFVWQKNRGITELKKEGSLFELVDNKGDKYQAKYVILCTGVMDVQPKIDGDIAPVFPYANNQSIDYCLRCDGHHVYGKKTGIIGHTNGAGWVAAMLYERYQTPEMKIFTHGETPEFDDEVKGLIDKYGIEVYEGEIFSIHGDTKSGKLEGFEVEGEGIVEVEMSFVSLGMIVYNELAKSLGAEVDERGFVVTNNKGETNIENFYVAGDLRAGVKKQIYTAWDTAVDSADDINAKIRRGRRNA, from the coding sequence TTGGAAAAAATATATGATGTTGCAGTAATTGGTGGAGGATCAGCAGGAGTGATGGCCACTCTTAGATCAGTTCTAAATAATGATGAAACAATTCTCTTCCCAGGTACAGGTAAAGATAAGAAGAAGTCGCGTGCTATGTGGGTGACTAAAGTCGAAAATATGCCAGGCCACTTAGAATATAAGAAAGGGATCGAGAATCCAAATAGAGAGCAACTTGACTGGCTATCAAAAGAAAGTGACTTAAAAGAAAAGTTTGTTTGGCAGAAAAATAGAGGAATTACAGAATTAAAGAAAGAGGGAAGTCTCTTTGAATTAGTAGATAATAAAGGTGATAAGTATCAAGCAAAGTACGTTATTCTCTGTACTGGAGTTATGGATGTACAGCCTAAGATCGATGGAGATATCGCACCAGTTTTTCCTTACGCTAATAATCAGTCTATAGATTACTGCCTTCGTTGTGATGGACATCATGTCTATGGAAAGAAGACGGGAATTATTGGACACACTAATGGAGCAGGCTGGGTGGCAGCGATGCTTTATGAGAGGTATCAAACACCGGAGATGAAGATATTCACTCATGGTGAGACTCCAGAATTTGATGATGAAGTTAAGGGCTTAATTGATAAGTACGGTATCGAAGTTTATGAAGGAGAGATTTTCTCTATTCACGGTGACACTAAGTCTGGAAAGCTTGAAGGCTTTGAAGTTGAGGGCGAGGGTATCGTTGAAGTTGAAATGAGCTTCGTGTCTCTGGGGATGATTGTTTATAATGAACTCGCAAAATCTCTTGGGGCTGAAGTTGATGAGAGAGGATTTGTTGTGACCAATAATAAAGGTGAAACAAATATAGAGAACTTCTATGTTGCAGGAGATTTAAGAGCGGGTGTGAAGAAGCAGATCTATACAGCATGGGATACGGCGGTAGATAGTGCTGATGATATAAATGCTAAGATTAGAAGAGGGAGAAGAAACGCATGA